The following proteins are co-located in the Streptomyces bottropensis ATCC 25435 genome:
- a CDS encoding zinc-dependent metalloprotease, translated as MTRIGGAEMVDWNLAVATATRLVRPGPEVSRDEARAIVAELRRHAKASEEHVRAFTRMLPDTGDDTPVLVVDRPGWVRANVAGFRELLKPLLEKMEERRGNTPGGAVLGAVGGKVTGVELGMLLSFLSSRVLGQYETFAPPTRELPAGENGGGRLLLVAPNIVHVERELDVQPHDFRLWVCLHEETHRTQFTAVPWLRDHLEGEIQSFLGETEVDPTTFLERVREAAQSLAGGRPEGEVGDDGHSIVELVQTPAQREILGRLTAVMSLLEGHADYVMDGVGPAVVPSVAEIREKFQQRRAKGASRLDQALRKLLGLDAKLRQYRDGERFVRAVVEQVGMDGFNRVWTSPNTLPTKAEIAKPADWVTRVHRKAES; from the coding sequence ATGACTCGTATCGGTGGTGCCGAGATGGTCGACTGGAATCTCGCGGTGGCGACCGCGACCCGGCTCGTACGGCCGGGCCCCGAGGTGAGCCGCGACGAGGCCAGGGCCATCGTCGCCGAGCTCCGCCGGCACGCGAAGGCGTCGGAGGAACACGTCCGCGCCTTCACGCGGATGCTGCCCGACACGGGCGACGACACCCCCGTCCTCGTGGTGGACCGGCCCGGCTGGGTCAGGGCCAACGTGGCCGGCTTCCGGGAGCTGCTGAAGCCGCTGCTGGAGAAGATGGAGGAACGTCGCGGCAACACCCCGGGCGGCGCCGTCCTCGGCGCGGTCGGCGGCAAGGTCACCGGCGTCGAACTGGGCATGCTCCTGTCGTTCCTGTCCTCCCGGGTCCTCGGTCAGTACGAGACCTTCGCCCCGCCGACCCGCGAACTCCCGGCGGGCGAGAACGGCGGGGGCCGACTGCTCCTCGTCGCCCCGAACATCGTGCACGTGGAGCGCGAACTCGACGTCCAGCCCCACGACTTCCGCCTCTGGGTGTGTCTGCACGAGGAGACGCACCGGACCCAGTTCACGGCCGTCCCCTGGCTGCGGGACCACCTGGAGGGTGAAATCCAGTCGTTCCTGGGGGAGACGGAGGTCGATCCCACGACCTTCCTGGAGCGCGTCCGGGAGGCCGCCCAGTCACTCGCGGGTGGCCGGCCCGAGGGAGAGGTGGGCGACGACGGTCACTCGATCGTGGAATTGGTGCAGACCCCCGCCCAGCGCGAGATCCTCGGCCGGCTCACCGCCGTCATGTCCCTCCTGGAGGGCCACGCCGACTACGTGATGGACGGGGTCGGCCCGGCCGTCGTGCCCTCGGTCGCCGAGATCCGGGAGAAGTTCCAGCAGCGACGGGCCAAGGGTGCCTCCCGCCTGGACCAGGCCCTGCGCAAGCTGCTGGGCCTGGACGCCAAGCTCAGGCAGTACAGGGACGGCGAGCGGTTCGTTCGGGCGGTCGTCGAACAGGTCGGCATGGACGGTTTCAACCGCGTCTGGACCTCACCGAACACCCTGCCGACCAAGGCGGAGATCGCCAAACCGGCGGACTGGGTCACACGGGTGCATCGCAAGGCGGAGTCGTGA
- the tilS gene encoding tRNA lysidine(34) synthetase TilS: MGPHPAVAAIRLAVRRVLHDLLTEHDTNTTLRAPAHATPGAPSGTGARPALAPPTAVPPTAGPIDVRRSASARPGASRTGAGGDERPLVLVACSGGADSMALASALAFEAPKLGVRAGGVTVDHGLQPGSDLRAEEVALRLRELGLDPVESVAVTVGRDGGPEAAARDARYAALDAALERHGGTAVLLGHTRDDQAETVLLGLARGSGIRSLSGMAAVSGADGRYRRPFLQLDRQTARKACMVQSLPVWDDPHNADPAYTRSRLRHEGLPALEKALGKGVVEALARTARLSRDDADALDTWARQAEASVRDAAGLLECAKLYALPPAVRRRILRRAAIEAGAPAGSLFARHIEEVDRLITGWRGQGAINLPGRVVAQRQGGRLVIRQG; encoded by the coding sequence ATGGGTCCCCACCCCGCGGTCGCGGCGATACGCCTGGCGGTACGCCGCGTACTCCACGACCTCCTCACCGAACACGACACGAACACCACCCTGCGCGCGCCCGCCCACGCGACCCCCGGCGCGCCGTCGGGCACGGGCGCGCGACCGGCGCTCGCGCCGCCTACGGCCGTGCCCCCCACGGCCGGGCCCATCGACGTCCGGCGCAGTGCGTCCGCGCGCCCGGGGGCGTCCCGCACGGGGGCCGGCGGGGACGAGCGCCCGCTCGTGCTCGTGGCGTGCTCCGGCGGCGCCGACTCCATGGCCCTCGCCTCCGCCCTCGCCTTCGAGGCGCCCAAGCTCGGCGTCCGCGCCGGCGGCGTCACCGTCGACCACGGTCTGCAGCCCGGCTCCGACCTGCGCGCCGAGGAAGTCGCCCTGCGCCTGCGCGAACTGGGCCTGGACCCGGTCGAGTCGGTGGCCGTCACCGTCGGCCGCGACGGCGGCCCCGAGGCCGCCGCCCGGGACGCCCGCTACGCCGCCCTCGACGCCGCGCTGGAACGCCACGGCGGCACCGCCGTCCTGCTCGGCCACACCCGCGACGACCAGGCCGAGACCGTCCTGCTCGGTCTCGCCCGCGGCTCCGGCATCCGCTCCCTGTCCGGTATGGCCGCGGTCTCGGGGGCCGACGGCCGTTATCGCCGCCCCTTCCTCCAGCTCGACCGGCAGACCGCTCGCAAGGCCTGCATGGTCCAGTCGCTGCCCGTCTGGGACGACCCGCACAACGCCGATCCCGCCTACACCCGGTCCAGGCTCCGCCACGAGGGCCTGCCCGCTCTGGAGAAGGCGCTCGGCAAGGGCGTCGTCGAGGCCCTCGCCCGTACGGCCCGGCTCTCCCGGGACGACGCCGACGCCCTCGACACCTGGGCCCGTCAGGCCGAGGCGTCCGTCCGCGACGCCGCCGGCCTGCTGGAGTGCGCGAAGCTCTACGCGCTGCCGCCCGCCGTACGCCGCCGGATCCTGCGCCGGGCCGCCATCGAGGCCGGTGCCCCGGCCGGTTCCCTCTTCGCCCGGCACATCGAGGAGGTCGACCGGCTCATCACCGGCTGGCGCGGTCAGGGGGCCATCAATCTCCCCGGCCGGGTCGTCGCCCAGCGCCAGGGTGGCAGACTGGTGATTCGGCAAGGCTGA
- the hpt gene encoding hypoxanthine phosphoribosyltransferase: MRVDAKDMGADLKEVLITKEEIDAKLVELAAKIDAEYVGKDLLIVGVLKGAVMVMADLARALSTPVTMDWMAVSSYGAGTQSSGVVRILKDLDTDIKGKHVLIVEDIIDSGLTLSWLISNLGSREPESLKICTLLRKPDAAKVAIDVEWVGFDIPNEFVVGYGLDFAEKYRNLPFVGTLAPHVYGG, from the coding sequence ATGCGGGTGGACGCGAAAGACATGGGTGCCGACCTCAAAGAGGTGCTCATCACCAAGGAAGAGATCGACGCGAAGCTCGTCGAGCTGGCCGCGAAGATCGACGCGGAGTACGTGGGCAAGGACCTGCTGATCGTCGGAGTCCTCAAGGGCGCGGTCATGGTCATGGCGGACCTCGCGCGGGCGCTGTCCACCCCGGTCACCATGGACTGGATGGCCGTGTCCTCCTACGGCGCGGGCACCCAGTCCTCGGGTGTGGTGCGGATCCTCAAGGACCTCGACACCGACATCAAGGGCAAGCACGTCCTGATCGTCGAGGACATCATCGACTCGGGCCTGACCCTGTCGTGGCTGATCTCCAACCTCGGCTCCCGCGAGCCCGAGTCCCTGAAGATCTGCACCCTGCTGCGCAAGCCCGACGCCGCCAAGGTCGCCATCGACGTGGAGTGGGTCGGCTTCGACATCCCCAACGAGTTCGTCGTGGGCTACGGCCTCGACTTCGCCGAGAAGTACCGAAACCTCCCGTTCGTCGGTACGCTCGCGCCCCACGTCTACGGCGGCTGA
- the ftsH gene encoding ATP-dependent zinc metalloprotease FtsH, which yields MDVKRYFRGPVMWIVLAVLAVVVLMQVVGSSGGYKTVDTGQVVQAINDNKVKEAKLTTGEEQLLKVQLKDGQKIEDSSKIQASYIGDQGVTLANTLQDKFQNKQIPDGYTVSPTKQNAFVGILLSLLPFVLIVVVFLFLMNQMQGGGSRVMNFGKSKAKLITKDTPKTTFSDVAGADEAVEELHEIKEFLQEPAKFQAVGAKIPKGVLLYGPPGTGKTLLARAVAGEAGVPFYSISGSDFVEMFVGVGASRVRDLFEQAKANAPAIVFVDEIDAVGRHRGAGLGGGHDEREQTLNQLLVEMDGFDVKGGVILIAATNRPDILDPALLRPGRFDRQIAVDRPDMQGRLEILKVHQKGKPVAPDVDLGAVARRTPGMTGADLSNVLNEAALLTARSDKKLIDNHMLDEAIDRVIAGPQKRTRIMSDKEKKITAYHEGGHALVAAASPNSDPVHKITILSRGRALGYTMVLPDEDRYSTTRNEMLDQLGYMMGGRAAEELVFHDPTTGASNDIEKATSLARAMVTQYGMTERLGAIKFGGDNSEPFLGREMAHQRDYSEEVAALVDEEVKKLIENAHNEAWEILVENRDVLDNLVLQLLEKETLGKEQIAEIFAPIVKRPPRPAWTGSSRRTPSTRPPVLSPRELALTNGANGATPAITTKAPVDATPEENAES from the coding sequence ATGGACGTGAAGCGATACTTCCGTGGGCCAGTCATGTGGATCGTGCTGGCCGTCCTTGCCGTGGTCGTGTTGATGCAGGTTGTCGGCTCGTCCGGCGGCTACAAGACGGTGGACACCGGCCAGGTGGTCCAGGCGATCAATGACAACAAGGTCAAAGAAGCCAAACTGACCACCGGCGAAGAGCAGCTCCTGAAGGTGCAGCTCAAGGACGGCCAGAAGATCGAGGACAGCTCGAAGATCCAGGCGAGCTACATCGGCGATCAGGGCGTCACCCTCGCCAACACCCTGCAGGACAAGTTCCAGAACAAGCAGATCCCCGACGGCTACACGGTCTCGCCGACCAAGCAGAACGCTTTCGTCGGCATCCTGCTGTCCCTGCTCCCCTTCGTCCTGATCGTGGTCGTCTTCCTGTTCCTGATGAACCAGATGCAGGGCGGCGGCTCCCGGGTCATGAACTTCGGGAAGTCCAAGGCCAAGCTCATCACCAAGGACACCCCGAAGACGACCTTCTCGGACGTGGCGGGTGCGGACGAGGCCGTCGAGGAACTCCACGAGATCAAGGAGTTCCTCCAGGAGCCGGCCAAGTTCCAGGCCGTCGGCGCCAAGATCCCCAAGGGCGTGCTGCTCTACGGCCCGCCCGGTACGGGCAAGACGCTGCTGGCGCGCGCCGTCGCGGGCGAGGCGGGCGTCCCCTTCTACTCGATCTCCGGTTCCGACTTCGTCGAGATGTTCGTCGGTGTCGGTGCCTCCCGGGTCCGTGACCTCTTCGAGCAGGCCAAGGCGAACGCCCCGGCGATCGTCTTCGTCGACGAGATCGACGCGGTCGGCCGCCATCGCGGCGCCGGCCTCGGCGGTGGTCACGACGAGCGCGAGCAGACGCTGAACCAGCTGCTCGTCGAGATGGACGGCTTCGACGTCAAGGGCGGCGTGATCCTCATCGCCGCGACGAACCGCCCGGACATCCTCGACCCGGCGCTGCTGCGTCCGGGCCGCTTCGACCGCCAGATCGCCGTCGACCGCCCGGACATGCAGGGCCGTCTGGAGATTCTCAAGGTCCACCAGAAGGGCAAGCCGGTCGCGCCCGACGTCGACCTCGGCGCCGTCGCCCGCCGCACCCCCGGCATGACGGGTGCCGATCTCTCCAACGTCCTGAACGAGGCCGCGCTCCTGACGGCCCGCAGCGACAAGAAGCTGATCGACAACCACATGCTGGACGAGGCGATCGACCGTGTGATCGCGGGCCCGCAGAAGCGGACCCGGATCATGTCGGACAAGGAGAAGAAGATCACCGCGTACCACGAGGGCGGTCACGCCCTGGTCGCGGCGGCCTCACCGAACTCCGACCCCGTCCACAAGATCACCATCCTGTCCCGGGGCCGCGCCCTCGGCTACACGATGGTCCTGCCGGACGAGGACAGGTACTCGACCACCCGTAACGAGATGCTCGACCAGCTCGGCTACATGATGGGTGGCCGCGCCGCCGAGGAACTGGTCTTCCACGACCCGACCACCGGCGCCTCGAACGACATCGAGAAGGCCACCAGCCTGGCCCGCGCGATGGTCACCCAGTACGGCATGACCGAGCGTCTCGGTGCCATCAAGTTCGGCGGCGACAACAGCGAGCCGTTCCTCGGACGTGAGATGGCTCACCAGCGCGACTACTCGGAAGAGGTCGCCGCGCTCGTGGACGAAGAGGTCAAGAAGCTCATCGAGAACGCGCACAACGAGGCCTGGGAGATCCTGGTCGAGAACCGCGACGTCCTCGACAACCTGGTGCTGCAGCTGCTGGAGAAGGAGACGCTGGGCAAGGAGCAGATCGCCGAGATCTTCGCCCCCATCGTCAAGCGTCCGCCCCGGCCCGCCTGGACCGGCTCCTCCCGCCGCACCCCCTCCACCCGTCCGCCGGTCCTCTCCCCCCGGGAGCTGGCACTGACGAACGGCGCGAACGGCGCGACGCCGGCGATCACCACCAAGGCGCCCGTCGACGCGACTCCGGAGGAGAACGCGGAGAGCTGA
- the folE gene encoding GTP cyclohydrolase I FolE, with product MTDPVTLDGGGAIGEFDEKRAENAVRELLIAVGEDPDREGLRETPARVARAYREIFAGLWQQPEGVLTTTFDLGHDEMVLVKDIEVYSTCEHHLVPFRGVAHVGYIPSTSGKITGLSKLARLVDVYARRPQVQERMTTQIADSLMEILEPRGVIVVVECEHMCMSMRGIRKPGAKTITSAVRGQLRDAATRNEAMSLIMAR from the coding sequence ATGACCGACCCCGTGACGCTGGACGGTGGGGGCGCCATCGGCGAGTTCGACGAGAAGCGCGCCGAGAACGCCGTACGGGAGCTGCTGATCGCGGTCGGCGAGGATCCCGACCGGGAAGGGCTCAGGGAGACCCCGGCGCGGGTGGCGCGGGCGTACCGGGAGATATTCGCGGGCCTGTGGCAGCAGCCCGAGGGCGTGCTGACCACGACCTTCGACCTCGGACACGACGAGATGGTCCTGGTGAAGGACATCGAGGTCTACAGCACCTGTGAACACCATCTGGTCCCCTTCCGCGGTGTCGCGCACGTCGGGTACATCCCGTCCACCAGCGGAAAGATCACCGGCCTGTCGAAGCTGGCGCGGCTGGTGGACGTCTACGCCCGGCGGCCCCAGGTGCAGGAGCGGATGACGACGCAGATCGCCGACTCGCTGATGGAGATCCTGGAGCCGCGCGGGGTCATCGTGGTCGTGGAGTGCGAGCACATGTGCATGTCGATGCGGGGCATCCGCAAGCCCGGCGCGAAGACCATCACGTCGGCCGTGCGCGGCCAGCTGCGGGACGCGGCCACCCGCAACGAGGCGATGAGCCTCATCATGGCCCGCTGA
- a CDS encoding DUF3180 domain-containing protein: MKELRIRTLAAVFVVAGVLSWAGARLWSSVDTLPSVPLAAPIVLALIATVLTATAVSLRNRLKAQRERRPDAKGVEPLMAARAVVFGQASALVAALVAGMYGGVGIFLLEYLEVPARRDQAIYAGFSVLAGIAVIVAAFFLERVCKLPEDDDTGGGAARAT, encoded by the coding sequence GTGAAAGAGCTGCGCATCAGGACGCTGGCCGCGGTGTTCGTCGTCGCGGGGGTGCTGTCCTGGGCCGGGGCCCGGCTGTGGAGCTCGGTGGACACCCTGCCGAGCGTCCCGCTGGCCGCGCCCATCGTGCTCGCCCTGATCGCCACCGTCCTGACGGCCACCGCGGTGTCCCTGCGCAACCGGCTCAAGGCCCAGCGGGAGCGCCGGCCGGACGCCAAGGGCGTGGAGCCCCTGATGGCCGCCCGCGCGGTCGTCTTCGGCCAGGCCAGCGCCCTCGTCGCCGCGCTCGTCGCCGGGATGTACGGCGGCGTCGGGATCTTCCTCCTGGAGTACCTGGAGGTCCCGGCCCGTCGCGACCAGGCCATCTACGCCGGGTTCTCCGTCCTCGCGGGCATCGCCGTCATAGTGGCCGCCTTCTTCCTGGAGCGTGTCTGCAAGCTCCCGGAGGACGACGACACGGGTGGCGGCGCGGCCCGCGCCACGTAG
- the folK gene encoding 2-amino-4-hydroxy-6-hydroxymethyldihydropteridine diphosphokinase, translating to MTAFFAAGHSDPTVQPVPASVVQKVDEADTTLHNPRRAVLSLGSNLGNRLENIQGAIDALEDTPGVRVKAVSPVYETEPWGVAPGSQPSYFNAVVVLKTTLPPSSLLERAQAVEEAFHRVRDERWGPRTLDVDIVAYADVVSDDPLLTLPHPRAHERAFVLAPWHDVDPEARLVGRGPVALLLDDVTREGVTPRADLELHLPA from the coding sequence ATGACCGCGTTCTTCGCCGCGGGTCACAGCGACCCGACCGTACAGCCGGTGCCCGCCTCCGTCGTACAGAAGGTGGACGAGGCCGACACGACCCTGCACAACCCCCGCCGGGCGGTGCTCTCCCTCGGTTCGAACCTGGGCAACCGGCTGGAGAACATCCAGGGCGCGATCGACGCGCTGGAGGACACACCGGGCGTACGCGTCAAGGCCGTCTCGCCGGTGTACGAGACCGAGCCCTGGGGGGTGGCGCCGGGCAGCCAGCCCTCGTACTTCAACGCGGTCGTCGTCCTGAAGACCACCCTGCCGCCCTCCTCGCTGCTGGAGCGCGCCCAGGCCGTCGAGGAGGCCTTCCACCGGGTGCGGGACGAGCGCTGGGGCCCGCGCACGCTGGACGTCGACATCGTGGCGTACGCGGACGTCGTCTCCGACGATCCGCTGCTCACCCTGCCGCATCCGCGCGCACACGAACGGGCCTTCGTCCTCGCCCCCTGGCACGACGTCGACCCGGAGGCCCGGCTCGTCGGCCGCGGCCCGGTCGCCCTGCTCCTGGACGACGTCACCCGCGAGGGCGTGACGCCCCGCGCCGACCTGGAACTCCACCTGCCCGCGTAG
- the folB gene encoding dihydroneopterin aldolase, which translates to MDRVALRGLRARGHHGVFPHEREEGQTFVVDLTLGLDTRPAAADDDLAKTVHYGIVAEEVVALVEGEPVNLIETLAERIARACLAHDGVQEVEVAVHKPNAPITVPFDDVTVTITRSRV; encoded by the coding sequence GTGGATCGTGTCGCGTTGCGGGGCCTCAGGGCCCGCGGACACCACGGGGTGTTCCCGCACGAGCGTGAGGAGGGCCAGACCTTCGTGGTGGACCTCACGCTCGGCCTGGACACCCGGCCGGCCGCTGCCGACGACGACCTGGCGAAGACCGTGCACTACGGGATCGTGGCGGAGGAGGTCGTCGCCCTCGTGGAGGGCGAGCCGGTGAACCTCATCGAGACGCTCGCCGAGCGGATCGCCCGGGCGTGCCTGGCGCACGACGGGGTCCAGGAGGTCGAGGTCGCCGTCCACAAGCCGAACGCGCCGATCACCGTCCCCTTCGACGACGTGACCGTCACCATCACCCGGAGCCGAGTATGA
- a CDS encoding nuclear transport factor 2 family protein, with protein sequence MSAPHTDVEQVELANRAFYEAMEQGDFETLSSLWLAPADVGVGVDEEYHDPAETGVISCVHPGWPVLTGRGEVLRSYALIMANTEYIQFFLTDVHVSVTGDTALVTCTENILSGGPAPDGSDELGPLVGQLVVATNVFRRTSDGWKLWSHHGSPVLTESDEDESEDTPS encoded by the coding sequence GTGAGCGCTCCCCACACCGACGTCGAACAGGTCGAACTCGCCAACCGGGCCTTCTACGAGGCCATGGAACAGGGCGACTTCGAGACGCTCTCCTCCCTCTGGCTGGCCCCCGCCGACGTGGGCGTGGGCGTGGACGAGGAGTACCACGACCCCGCCGAGACGGGCGTGATCTCCTGCGTGCACCCCGGCTGGCCCGTCCTGACCGGGCGCGGCGAGGTGCTGCGGTCGTACGCGCTGATCATGGCGAACACGGAGTACATCCAGTTCTTCCTCACCGACGTGCATGTGTCGGTCACCGGGGACACCGCGCTCGTCACCTGCACCGAGAACATCCTGAGCGGCGGGCCGGCGCCGGACGGCAGTGACGAGCTGGGGCCGCTCGTGGGACAGCTGGTGGTGGCCACGAACGTGTTCCGCCGCACGTCCGACGGCTGGAAGCTCTGGTCGCACCACGGCTCCCCGGTGCTGACCGAATCCGATGAGGACGAGAGCGAGGACACACCGTCCTGA
- the folP gene encoding dihydropteroate synthase: MSKQNGRGQVAGMPVWDRCAVMGVVNVTPDSFSDGGRWFDTTAAIKHGLHMVAEGADLVDVGGESTRPGAARVDEAEELKRVIPVVRGLASEGVTVSVDTMRASVAEQALAAGAALVNDVSGGLADPAMIPVVAAAGAPFVVMHWRGFLEGGNVRGVYEDVVAEVARELRARVDAVLEGGVARDRVVVDPGLGFSKDAEHDLTLLAHLDRLLGLGHPLLVAASRKRFLGRVLAGPEGAPPPARERDAATAAVSALAAQQGAWAVRVHEVRATADAVRVARAIEGARER, translated from the coding sequence ATGAGCAAGCAGAACGGGCGCGGTCAGGTGGCCGGAATGCCCGTGTGGGACCGTTGCGCGGTCATGGGGGTCGTCAACGTCACCCCCGACTCGTTCTCCGACGGCGGCCGCTGGTTCGACACCACGGCGGCCATCAAGCACGGCCTGCACATGGTCGCGGAGGGCGCGGACCTGGTGGACGTGGGCGGTGAGTCGACCCGGCCCGGTGCCGCCCGCGTCGACGAGGCCGAGGAACTCAAACGCGTCATCCCCGTCGTGCGGGGGCTGGCCTCCGAGGGCGTCACCGTGTCCGTGGACACCATGCGCGCCTCCGTCGCCGAGCAGGCCCTCGCCGCCGGCGCCGCCCTCGTCAACGACGTCAGCGGCGGCCTCGCCGACCCCGCGATGATCCCGGTGGTGGCGGCCGCGGGGGCCCCCTTCGTGGTGATGCACTGGCGGGGCTTCCTGGAGGGCGGCAACGTCAGGGGCGTCTACGAGGACGTCGTCGCCGAGGTGGCACGGGAGCTGCGCGCGCGCGTGGACGCCGTTCTGGAGGGCGGTGTCGCGCGGGACCGCGTTGTCGTCGACCCCGGCCTCGGCTTCTCGAAGGACGCCGAGCACGACCTCACCCTCCTCGCCCACCTCGACCGGCTGCTCGGCCTCGGCCACCCCCTGCTGGTCGCCGCGTCCCGCAAACGGTTCCTCGGCCGGGTCCTGGCCGGCCCGGAGGGCGCCCCGCCGCCCGCCCGCGAACGGGACGCCGCGACCGCCGCCGTGTCGGCCCTGGCCGCCCAGCAGGGTGCCTGGGCGGTCCGGGTGCACGAGGTCCGCGCCACCGCCGACGCGGTCCGCGTGGCCCGCGCCATCGAAGGGGCCCGGGAGCGGTGA
- a CDS encoding phosphatidylglycerol lysyltransferase domain-containing protein — protein sequence MSGEVPVRSDRLPAGAVGRGYGAVRGALRGPRPEAVPALVARACTLVGLLDIAAGVFPRFRNSRMHTLAEVLPGALGPFAAALSLSVGVLLLLLAHGLRRRKRRAWRAAVVLLPAGALAQFTYRHSLVGVLVSLALFVPLLRHRDEFRALPDPTSRWRALANFVLMGAGSIVLGLLVVSAHPGRMVGDPSLADRLEHVIYGLFGFEGPVGYLGTTSWTVAFSLGALGLLTAITTVYLAFRPEHPAARLTDDDEVRLRALLDRHGGRDSLGHFALRRDKAVVFSPSGKAAVTYRVVSGVMLASGDPIGDVEAWPGAIERFMDEATAHSWTPAVMGCSETGAEVWTRETGLDALELGDEAVVDVADFSLAGRAMRNVRQMVKRIERLGYETRVRRVRDLGEAELERIRRAAEDWRGTDTERGFSMALGRVGDPADDDCLIATAHKADEVPGAYGDLKAVLHFVPWGPDGASLDLMRRDRSADPGMNELLIVAALQAAPRLGVKQVSLNFAMFRSALARGEKIGAGPVLRAWRGLLVFLSRWFQIESLYKFNAKFNPRWVPRFVVYAASRDLPRIGLAAMQAEGFVHLALPSVLRLRPKVRRPCAHTVADQGIGEQSVRAV from the coding sequence ATGTCGGGCGAGGTTCCGGTCCGCTCGGACCGACTCCCGGCCGGCGCCGTAGGGCGCGGATACGGCGCCGTGCGCGGCGCGCTGCGCGGGCCGCGCCCCGAGGCCGTGCCCGCCCTGGTCGCCAGGGCCTGCACGCTCGTCGGGCTGCTGGACATCGCCGCGGGCGTGTTCCCGCGTTTCCGGAACAGCCGTATGCACACACTGGCCGAGGTGCTCCCGGGCGCCCTCGGCCCGTTCGCGGCGGCCCTCTCGCTGAGCGTGGGCGTCCTGCTGCTGCTCCTCGCCCACGGTCTGCGCCGGCGCAAACGGCGCGCCTGGCGGGCGGCCGTGGTGCTGCTGCCGGCCGGGGCGCTCGCCCAGTTCACCTATCGGCACTCACTCGTCGGCGTGCTCGTCTCGCTCGCCCTGTTCGTCCCCCTGCTGCGCCACCGCGACGAGTTCCGCGCCCTGCCCGACCCCACCAGCCGCTGGCGGGCGCTCGCCAACTTCGTGCTGATGGGCGCCGGTTCGATCGTCCTCGGTCTGCTCGTCGTCAGCGCCCACCCCGGGCGCATGGTCGGCGACCCGAGCCTCGCCGACCGGCTCGAACACGTCATCTACGGTCTGTTCGGCTTCGAGGGTCCGGTCGGCTACCTCGGCACCACGTCCTGGACGGTGGCCTTCTCGCTCGGCGCCCTCGGCCTGCTGACCGCGATCACCACCGTCTACCTGGCATTCCGCCCCGAACACCCGGCGGCCCGTCTCACCGACGACGACGAGGTACGGCTGCGCGCCCTGCTGGACCGGCACGGCGGCCGCGACTCCCTCGGCCACTTCGCGCTCCGCCGCGACAAGGCGGTCGTCTTCTCCCCGAGCGGCAAGGCGGCGGTCACCTACCGCGTCGTCTCCGGGGTGATGCTGGCCAGCGGCGACCCGATCGGCGACGTCGAGGCCTGGCCCGGCGCGATCGAACGCTTCATGGACGAGGCCACGGCCCACTCCTGGACCCCGGCCGTCATGGGCTGTTCGGAGACGGGCGCCGAGGTGTGGACCCGCGAGACCGGCCTCGACGCCCTCGAACTGGGCGACGAGGCGGTGGTGGACGTCGCGGATTTCTCCCTCGCCGGACGCGCGATGCGCAACGTGCGTCAAATGGTGAAGCGCATCGAGCGACTCGGTTACGAGACCCGGGTCCGGCGCGTCCGTGACCTCGGCGAGGCGGAGCTGGAGCGGATCCGCCGCGCCGCCGAGGACTGGCGCGGCACCGACACCGAACGCGGCTTCTCGATGGCGCTCGGCCGCGTCGGCGACCCGGCCGACGACGACTGCCTCATCGCCACCGCGCACAAGGCGGACGAGGTCCCCGGCGCGTACGGCGACCTCAAGGCCGTACTCCACTTCGTGCCCTGGGGCCCCGACGGCGCCTCCCTGGACCTGATGCGCCGCGACCGCTCGGCGGACCCCGGCATGAACGAACTCCTCATCGTCGCGGCCCTCCAGGCGGCTCCCCGGCTGGGCGTGAAGCAGGTCTCCCTGAACTTCGCGATGTTCCGTTCGGCCCTGGCCCGCGGCGAGAAGATCGGCGCGGGACCGGTGCTGCGCGCCTGGCGCGGTCTGCTGGTCTTCCTGTCCCGCTGGTTCCAGATCGAGTCGCTGTACAAGTTCAACGCGAAGTTCAACCCGCGCTGGGTGCCGCGCTTCGTCGTCTACGCCGCCTCCCGCGACCTACCGCGCATCGGCCTCGCCGCGATGCAGGCCGAGGGCTTCGTCCACCTCGCCCTTCCCTCTGTGCTGCGCCTGCGCCCGAAGGTCCGCCGGCCGTGCGCGCACACGGTGGCGGACCAGGGCATCGGCGAACAGAGTGTCCGTGCCGTCTAG